The following coding sequences lie in one Primulina huaijiensis isolate GDHJ02 chromosome 2, ASM1229523v2, whole genome shotgun sequence genomic window:
- the LOC140962325 gene encoding uncharacterized protein translates to MYMYRSLQLMSSILKTISHKNIGLMRLVYVCEEEEREIGKHQAPGRCPNCGGKVQAVEVEGTGKLCYIPVCFRIKRKYVCTLCSKRLVLYSHAVI, encoded by the coding sequence ATGTACATGTATCGATCCTTACAATTAATGTCATCCATCCTGAAAACCATCTCTCACAAAAATATCGGCTTGATGAGGTTAGTTTATGTGTGCGAAGAAGAGGAGAGGGAAATAGGGAAACATCAAGCCCCTGGAAGATGTCCAAACTGTGGAGGCAAAGTGCAAGCAGTGGAGGTGGAAGGCACAGGGAAACTTTGCTACATTCCCGTTTGTTTTAGGATCAAGAGGAAGTATGTGTGCACTTTGTGTTCTAAACGTTTGGTTTTGTATTCACATGCAGTTATATGA
- the LOC140971518 gene encoding probable inactive purple acid phosphatase 28 — protein sequence MESCKNTSIPALFYLILINSSIYLLDTLLISKNFPFSPQHVKVKKAASLPLRFRSDGTFKILQVADMHYGNGMLTRCRDVLENEFQYCSDLNTTRFLEKMIQLEKPDLIAFTGDSIFGSSAADAAESLFQAFGPVLKSGIPWAAVLGNHDQESTMTREELMYFISLMDFSVSQTFPSSEENTSNPKKQNTAPKIDGFGNYNLLVWGAPGSSFANNSVLNLYFLDSGDRAIVDGIRTYGWIKESQLSWLRRVSKKLQVTLTGRNENSNKSFLTASDSTTSLSLAFFHIPIPEIKQGPIKNMTGTSREHVACSIVNSGVLNTLVSMGDVKAVFIGHDHTNDFCGNLEGIWFCYGGGFGYHGYGVAGWPRRARIILAELGRGEREWNGVERIRTWKRLDDETLSKIDEQILWERES from the exons ATGGAATCTTGTAAAAATACATCGATCCCAGCTTTATTTTACCTGATCCTCATAAATTCATCGATTTACCTCCTAGACACGCTGTTAATCTCCAAAAACTTTCCATTTTCTCCTCAACATGTCAAAGTTAAGAAAGCAGCATCTCTTCCCCTTCGTTTTCGGTCTGATGGGACCTTCAAAATACTCCAG GTGGCTGATATGCATTACGGGAATGGGATGTTGACTCGGTGCCGCGATGTGTTGGAGAATGAGTTTCAGTACTGTTCGGACCTTAACACCACTCGGTTTCTTGAAAAGATGATCCAACTCGAAAAGCCTGATCTCATTGCGTTTACTG GTGATAGCATATTTGGATCAAGTGCCGCTGATGCTGCAGAATCTCTATTTCAAGCTTTTGGCCCAGTTTTAAAATCTGGTATTCCTTGGGCAGCTGTTTTAGGGAACCACGATCAGGAATCTACCATGACTCGTGAAGAGTTGATGTATTTCATCTCCCTCATGGATTTTTCTGTATCACAAACCTTTCCATCATCTGAAGAGAACACCTCTAATCCCAAGAAACAGAACACTGCGCCAAAAATTGATGGGTTCGGAAATTATAACCTGCTAGTATGGGGTGCTCCAGGTTCCAGTTTTGCCAACAACAGTGTCCTTAATCTCTATTTTCTTGACAGTGGAGACCGAGCCATTGTTGATGGTATCCGAACATATGGATGGATTAAAGAATCCCAACTTAGTTGGCTTCGTCGAGTTTCCAAGAAATTACAG GTCACACTAACAGGAAGAAACGAAAATAGCAACAAATCATTTCTCACTGCTTCCGATTCAACCACGAGCTTATCGTTAGCATTCTTCCACATACCGATTCCTGAAATTAAACAAGGTCCCATTAAAAATATGACTGGAACAAGTCGAGAACATGTAGCATGTTCCATTGTAAACTCGGGAGTGCTCAATACTCTTGTATCCATGGGAGATGTGAAGGCTGTTTTCATAGGTCATGATCATACCAATGACTTCTGTGGGAATCTTGAGGGCATATGGTTTTGTTACGGTGGAGGGTTTGGATACCACGGCTATGGTGTAGCTGGGTGGCCGAGGAGGGCAAGAATCATTTTGGCCGAACTTGGGAGAGGGGAGCGGGAATGGAATGGAGTAGAAAGGATCAGGACATGGAAGCGACTTGATGATGAGACGTTGAGCAAGATCGACGAGCAAATTCTTTGGGAGAGAGAGTCATAG
- the LOC140961466 gene encoding scarecrow-like protein 32 yields the protein MKAELQAGNTSSVSLQNRNLFPTSQSSISGALQGCLNSIDGACIERLLLHCANALERNDVTLAQQVMWVLNNVASSTGDPNQRLASYFLKPLILKASRVYPASINVNDLSERDESFQRRPMSVTELARYVDLIPWYRFGFCASNGAILKAIQGFSRVHVLDFSITHCMQWPTLIDELSKLNEGVPTLRISVLSWRPRVPPSLNAPVQEVGQRLSNFAKFKDVPFEFNVIELTGLSHDQSSSDHLHYDLLLRLLMNDLSTLKIRDDEALVVNCQNWLRYLPDDRKMGNSSEIPSCRDCFLDMIKSINPCIVTVVDEDCDIGASSGLSSRITTCFNYLWIPFDALETFLPKHSLQRIEYESDFGQKIENFIGFEGVKRIEIFESTSKLSQRMVNNGFSSVAFCEETIKEIKLLLDEHASGWGMKKDGDMLLLTWKGHNSVYASAWVPQRLTELEPWENSALH from the coding sequence ATGAAAGCAGAGTTACAAGCCGGGAACACTTCATCCGTTTCTTTACAAAACCGTAATCTTTTTCCCACTTCACAAAGCTCCATTTCAGGTGCTTTACAAGGTTGCCTTAATAGCATCGATGGAGCGTGCATCGAGAGGCTTCTACTTCATTGCGCGAATGCCCTTGAGAGAAACGATGTCACCTTAGCTCAACAAGTGATGTGGGTACTCAACAACGTAGCCTCCTCCACCGGTGATCCGAACCAGAGGTTGGCTTCATACTTCTTGAAACCTCTCATTTTGAAGGCTTCTAGGGTTTATCCAGCTTCCATAAATGTCAATGATTTATCCGAAAGGGATGAATCGTTTCAAAGGAGGCCAATGTCTGTGACTGAGCTAGCCAGGTACGTAGACCTTATTCCTTGGTATCGATTCGGGTTCTGCGCATCGAATGGTGCTATTCTCAAAGCAATTCAAGGGTTTTCGAGAGTTCATGTGCTAGATTTTAGTATCACTCATTGTATGCAATGGCCAACTTTGATAGATGAACTATCTAAACTGAATGAAGGGGTTCCAACGTTGAGGATATCTGTTCTTTCGTGGAGGCCTAGAGTCCCTCCTTCGTTGAATGCACCAGTCCAGGAAGTCGGACAGCGTTTGTCGAATTTCGCAAAATTTAAGGACGTCCCTTTTGAATTTAACGTAATTGAACTAACGGGTCTATCTCACGATCAATCTTCATCAGATCATCTTCATTATGATTTACTCCTAAGACTACTGATGAATGATCTTTCCACTTTAAAAATTAGAGATGATGAAGCTCTAGTGGTAAATTGTCAAAATTGGTTAAGATACCTACCAGATGATCGGAAAATGGGGAATTCTTCTGAGATCCCTTCATGTAGGGATTGTTTTTTGGATATGATAAAAAGCATAAATCCTTGTATTGTAACTGTGGTCGATGAAGATTGCGATATAGGCGCATCGAGTGGGCTTTCATCAAGAATAACTACTTGTTTTAACTATCTTTGGATTCCTTTTGATGCATTAGAGACTTTCTTGCCAAAGCACAGCCTTCAAAGAATCGAATATGAATCTGATTTTGGTCAGAAGATCGAGAACTTTATCGGATTCGAGGGCGTTAAAAGGATCGAGATATTTGAATCAACCAGCAAATTGTCTCAAAGAATGGTAAACAATGGCTTTTCAAGTGTGGCTTTTTGTGAAGAGACAATTAAGGAAATCAAACTGCTGTTAGATGAGCATGCAAGTGGTTGGGGGATGAAGAAAGATGGAGACATGCTGCTCTTGACGTGGAAAGGCCATAACTCGGTCTATGCATCTGCATGGGTCCCACAAAGGTTGACCGAGCTTGAGCCATGGGAAAATTCTGCGCTACACTGA